In Fusarium falciforme chromosome 10, complete sequence, a single genomic region encodes these proteins:
- a CDS encoding RING-type domain-containing protein has product MPNKMRLGWYAGASTALAGTIVLSAFYQRANFYSAMVYLAQSNSCLLVLVNFSLLLYSSIVYGLIRLFFGPLRAVEVEQLTERAWFAITETCLAMTIFRDEIGAWFLVMFTALVTGKIWGWIGDARVELLEQAPPPNPRLFHLRLSASLLLSFAYDMFILRYTVNTVIQQAKPNMMFMFLFEFAILATCSWRTSARYALSLVEHRIEETQKHRRLAARRAEVQRERDTIVQQREVAAAAGEEVSDEPLPNPDDIEEMDIEVPGWSAKGEFVLWLDLISDMMKLGIYVAFFFMLLAFYGLPIHIMRDLFMTSRDFIKRLGALLRYRKAVQEMNRYPDATEEDLARENTCIICREDMQLWDPQNNPDTIDRVRPKKLPCGHILHLGCLKSWLERQQACPICRRPVSLNDNARAAENRAAGLRIELGARGPANQQAPADAGNAAAQGQQNGDGPGPGPEQRQGPRIFNFGPIRIGFGANGQQVRELAQQFGIPQAAFNQGLAPPTPAAATPNPAVQTGPATPQPLAGDNIQNIGTLLYQADMMIQRELQSLQVAQQELQTVHLLQAELQRLRQRHQQSQEQSQGGQSQLAPSSALPTTQPPLVPHHHHHYQMPPQVAVTQPPGFSSFPTIPPRNSSPLMARHGAPANAVPIPAGSTDLPEGVVIPPGWSLLPLHRLDGGQSSTQPSPQAGPQTTVADGNNVPQPTPTARQPSPSGSGSNDAQASTEPSSSVSAPETTISRSSQPSQFTSQFMRAVDPPTVVAPSPRMPNWGGSAQLFGGSGARLDQTDSVPRNEPHVTAGQAAPVDPSSQLAHPEAESHQQMQQDDSSAQSSDSDDLPETKPAKGKARAVTVEDVDDEEGMARSEEGTSSERREG; this is encoded by the exons TGCTCTCGGCCTTTTACCAGCGCGCCAATTTCTACTCGGCCATGGTCTATCTGGCCCAGAGCAACTCTTGTCTGCTG GTATTGGTCAACTTTTCGCTGCTGCTGTACAGCAGTATCGTCTACGGACTCATCCGGCTCTTCTTTGGCCCCCTCCGCGCCGTCGAGGTCGAGCAACTTACCGAACGAGCCTGGTTTGCGATAACAGAGACATGCCTGGCCATGACCATATTTCGAGACGAGATTGGGGCCTGGTTCCTCGTCATGTTTACAGCCCTGGTTACGGGCAAGATCTGGGGATGGATCGGCGACGCGCGGGTCGAGCTGCTCGAGCAGGCACCACCACCGAATCCCCGTCTCTTCCACTTGCGACTCAGCGCGTCCCTGTTGCTGAGCTTCGCCTACGACATGTTCATCCTCCGCTACACGGTCAACACGGTTATTCAGCAGGCAAAGCCCAACATGATGTTTATGTTTCTGTTTGAGTTTGCCATTCTGGCGACTTGCTCATGGCGGACGTCGGCTCGCTACGCACTCTCCCTGGTGGAGCATCGCATTGAAGAGACACAGAAGCACAGGCGTCTGGCTGCGAGGAGGGCCGAGGTTCAAAGGGAGCGAGATACTATCGTGCAGCAACGGGaggtggcggcggcagcaggcGAGGAGGTGTCTGATGAACCTCTGCCCAACCCAGACGACATCGAAGAGATGGATATCGAGGTCCCAGGGTGGTCAGCCAAGGGAGAATTCGTTCTCTGGCTGGACCTCATCAGCG ATATGATGAAGCTGGGTATTTAcgtggccttcttctttatgCTCCTTGCTTTCTATGGCCTTCCTATCCACATCATGAGGGACTTGTTCATGACCTCAAGGGACTTTATCAAGAGACTGGGAGCTCTGCTGCGATATCGAAAGGCCGTACAGGAGATGAATCGATATCCCGACGCTACCGAGGAGGACCTGGCAAGAGAGAACACGTGCATTATTTGCCGTGAGGACATGCAGCTCTGGGATCCCCAAAATAACCCAGACACGATTGACCGAGTCCGGCCCAAGAAGCTTCCCTGTGGGCATATTCTGCACCTTGGCTGCCTCAAAAGCTGGCTTGAACGCCAACAGGCCTGTCCTATCTGCCGTCGGCCCGTTAGCCTCAACGATAATGCCCGAGCAGCCGAGAACAGAGCAGCCGGACTTCGAATTGAGCTTGGAGCTAGGGGCCCTGCAAACCAGCAAGCCCCAGCAGATGCTGGAAACGCCGCAGCTCAGGGGCAGCAGAACGGGGAtggacctggacctggacctgAACAGCGCCAAGGGCCGAGAATATTCAACTTTGGCCCCATACGGATAGGATTCGGAGCCAACGGCCAGCAAGTGCGAGAGCTTGCTCAGCAGTTCGGTATACCTCAAGCTGCCTTTAATCAGGGTCTGGCTCCTCCTACCCCAGCGGCTGCTACTCCCAACCCTGCTGTCCAGACTGGTCCGGCGACTCCTCAGCCGCTCGCCGGAGACAACATTCAGAATATTGGAACTCTGCTGTATCAAGCGGATATGATGATTCAACGCGAATTGCAGTCACTTCAGGTTGCCCAGCAAGAATTGCAAACCGTCCATCTGCTTCAGGCTGAGCTTCAACGCCTCCGTCAAAGGCACCAGCAGTCTCAAGAGCAATCGCAGGGTGGTCAGTCCCAGTTGGCGCCCTCCTCTGCTCTACCCACGACGCAACCTCCCCTGGtcccccatcaccatcaccactaTCAGATGCCACCTCAAGTGGCCGTGACTCAACCACCCGGTTTCTCCTCATTCCCCACCATCCCTCCACGAAACTCGAGCCCTCTCATGGCCCGGCACGGCGCACCTGCCAATGCCGTGCCTATTCCCGCTGGAAGCACCGACCTCCCAGAGGGTGTTGTCATCCCGCCTGGTTGGTCTCTGTTGCCCCTGCATAGGCTAGATGGGGGCCAGAGCTCGACTCAGCCCTCGCCTCAAGCTGGGCCTCAGACGACAGTGGCTGATGGTAACAATGTGCCTCAACCTACGCCTACTGCCAGACAGCCGTCCCCCAGTGGAAGTGGAAGCAATGACGCCCAGGCCTCGACTGAACCCAGCTCGTCTGTTTCTGCCCCTGAGACAACCATCTCTCGTTCTTCCCAACCCTCTCAGTTCACTTCTCAGTTTATGCGCGCCGTGGACCCTCCTACTGTAGTTGCACCCAGCCCTCGCATGCCTAACTGGGGAGGATCGGCTCAGCTGTTTGGTGGCAGCGGCGCTCGCCTGGACCAGACAGATTCAGTACCTCGAAACGAGCCACATGTAACTGCAGGCCAAGCTGCCCCTGTTGACCCATCCTCCCAGCTAGCCCATCCGGAGGCAGAGTCTCACCAGCAGATGCAGCAAGACGATTCGTCGGCGCAGTCAAGTGACTCGGACGACTTGCCAGAGACGAAACCCGCCAAGGGAAAGGCCCGAGCTGTGACTGTTGAGGATgtagatgacgaggagggcatGGCCAGAAGTGAAGAGGGCACCAGCAGCGAGCGGAGGGAGGGTTAG
- a CDS encoding ZT-dimer domain-containing protein, whose amino-acid sequence MSPDNSSTVIHHTHAIHLQSLNVARSSSRSSNNRHASSTAFEPVTADDNETIARNPSHLTDVESQVTATGRRHPSCLDPDPYGLARAYKTDSDLDEIKANTSRKRDGAAGRKCIPDQVGSKVKARKLQGFYKNQNAAIERMLKSVEEHRDEARQEHGDDQLKFRIAVWGSFAANVVLSAVQLYAAISSGSLSLFTTMADSIFDPLSNLTLILSARAIRRVDPRRFPAGKARLETVGNIVFCFLMIAVSLIIIAFACQELVQEKDDKKFYLPSVVAVCCAFATKFALFLYCWALKDKYSQINILWQDHRNDLLINGFGILTSVGGAKLLWWIDPMGAILLSVLISGIWLGTAFGEFLLVVGVTGSVEMQQLITYVCVTHSDAIQGIDTVRVYHSGPRLIAEVDIVMDPTQTLQESHDVAEALQFKLEDLPDIERAYVHIDYETTHKPEHKFKKDL is encoded by the coding sequence ATGTCTCCCGACAACTCCAGCACCGTCATCCATCACACACACGCCATTCACCTCCAGTCCCTCAATGTAGCTCGCAGCAGCTCGCGGAGCTCCAATAACCGCCATGCATCCAGTACCGCCTTTGAGCCCGTGACGGCGGACGACAACGAGACCATTGCCCGGAATCCCTCTCACTTGACAGATGTCGAAAGCCAGGTCACAGCCACTGGCCGCCGACACCCTAGCTGTCTCGACCCTGACCCGTATGGCCTCGCGCGGGCGTACAAGACGGACTCGGACCTAGACGAGATCAAAGCCAACACGTCGCGGAAGCGCGACGGCGCCGCTGGCCGCAAGTGCATCCCCGACCAGGTGGGCTCCAAAGTCAAGGCGCGCAAGCTCCAGGGCTTCTACAAGAACCAGAACGCGGCCATTGAGCGCATGCTCAAGTCTGTCGAGGAGCACCGCGACGAGGCCCGCCAGGAGCATGGCGATGATCAGCTCAAGTTCCGCATCGCCGTCTGGGGCTCCTTTGCTGCCAACGTTGTCCTGTCGGCCGTCCAGCTCTACGCCGCCATCTCGTCAGGCTCCCTCTCGCTCTtcaccaccatggccgacTCCATCTTCGACCCTCTGAGCAACCTCACCCTCATCCTCTCTGCCCGAGCCATTCGCCGCGTGGATCCCCGCCGCTTCCCCGCGGGCAAGGCCCGTCTCGAGACTGTGGGCAACATTGTTTTTTGCTTCCTCATGATTGCTGTCTCTCTCATTATTATTGCGTTTGCCTGTCAGGAGCTGGTTCAAGAGAAGGACGATAAGAAGTTCTACCTACCCTCTGTTGTCGCCGTCTGCTGCGCTTTCGCCACCAAGTTTGCCCTCTTCCTGTACTGCTGGGCGCTCAAGGACAAGTACAGTCAGATCAACATTCTCTGGCAGGATCACCGCAACGACCTTCTCATCAATGGCTTCGGTATCTTGACATCCGTCGGTGGTGCCAAGCTCCTCTGGTGGATTGACCCAATGGGCGCCATCCTCCTGTCGGTGCTCATCTCTGGTATCTGGCTGGGCACCGCCTTTGGCGagttcctcctcgtcgtcggcgtTACGGGCTCTGTCGAGATGCAGCAGCTCATCACGTACGTGTGTGTCACTCACTCGGACGCTATCCAGGGCATCGACACGGTGCGGGTATACCACTCGGGCCCGCGTCTGATCGCCGAGGTCGACATTGTCATGGACCCAACCCAGACGCTGCAGGAGAGCCACGATGTGGCCGAGGCGCTGCAGTTCAAGCTCGAGGATCTCCCCGACATTGAGCGAGCGTACGTCCACATTGACTACGAAACGACACACAAGCCAGAGCACAAGTTCAAGAAGGATCTGTAG
- a CDS encoding Hydrolase-4 domain-containing protein, which produces MSTETEGTFEVGGASLYTKTWTPEGPIRAKAVLLHGFSDHMGWYNDVCRVLASNGIQVFGFDQRGWGRSVRKPSDKGNTGPTSQVTADIAAFLQSKLPSEVPVFVLGHSMGGGEAIALAADPQYAELVSQVRGWILEAPFIGFAPEEVPSSIKIAAGRLMGRLLPHFQLKHVITPENLTRRPEIGKGFRDDPLCHDTGTLECLAALLDRTAALQSGSVKLGSEVKALWLGHGDVDMACSYDAAVKYVENQDIADKAIKTYKGGYHALHLDLCQDEFAKDVVNWVLERSPDNGKIEAKL; this is translated from the exons ATGTCAACCGAAACCGAGGGTACGTTTGAGGTGGGGGGTGCCAGCCTGTACACAAAGACATGGACG CCCGAGGGACCCATCCGGGCCAAGGCCGTCTTGTTACATGGCTTCAGTGACCACATGGGCTGGTACAACGACGTCTGCCGCGTCCTGGCATCCAACGGCATCCAAGTCTTTGGCTTCGACCAGCGCGGATGGGGTCGCAGTGTCAGGAAGCCCTCTGACAAGGGCAACACCGGCCCGACGTCCCAGGTAACTGCCGACATCGCCGCTTTCTTGCAGAGCAAGCTGCCCTCGGAAGTGCCGGTCTTTGTCCTCGGCCACTCCatgggcggcggcgaggccaTCGCGCTCGCGGCTGATCCGCAGTACGCCGAGTTGGTGAGCCAGGTGCGCGGCTGGATACTCGAGGCGCCGTTCATCGGGTTCGCACCTGAGGAGGTCCCCAGTTCGATCAAGATCGCTGCTGGACGACTGATGGGCAGACTTCTCCCGCATTTCCAGTTGAAGCATGTCATCACACCAGAGAACCTGACGCGAAGGCCTGAGATAGGCAAGGGGTTCCGGGACGATCCGCTGTGCCACGATACAGGCACGTTGGAGTGCTTGGCGGCGCTGCTCGACCGTACCGCAGCTCTGCAGTCGGGATCCGTCAAGCTTGGGAGCGAGGTGAAGGCGCTATGGcttggccatggcgatgTTGACATGGCGTGCAGCTACGATGCGGCCGTCAAGTACGTGGAGAACCAGGACATCGCagacaaggccatcaagacgTACAAGGGCGGGTATCATGCGCTGCACCTGGACCTGTGTCAGGATGAGTTTGCAAAGGATGTCGTCAACTGGGTCCTAGAGAGGAGCCCGGATAATGGCAAGATCGAGGCAAAGCTATAG